A genomic region of Streptosporangium lutulentum contains the following coding sequences:
- a CDS encoding LuxR C-terminal-related transcriptional regulator, translating into MPLQGDSRELHLYEYLIDNGPTSAEDLQGVVEDPEQTLDWLRENGFIVGDPPRARRPRHALSEALAEAADTLERLTHLMQNLDQRYESSEHYRSMGETVSILTSREEVTDTFDYLQGTVRHEWMQLITGPFLPLAGPLPPEQSTVPIGDLNCRRRVVYEKEVMSSPSVMEGLRNTMRWGGAQIRFTPHRLPTKLLVADDVALTPLEERGGLPMMMIKAPPLVAGQIARFEEEWERAIPYNADIVRAPQELGVQDRRILQQVVAGETDNAIARLCECSPRTVGRSIARMRELAGVGTRGQLIHFATKNWL; encoded by the coding sequence GTGCCCCTACAGGGAGACAGCCGTGAGCTGCACCTTTATGAATACCTAATCGACAACGGACCCACCTCTGCGGAAGACCTACAAGGCGTCGTGGAGGACCCAGAGCAAACTCTGGACTGGCTACGGGAGAACGGGTTCATCGTCGGTGACCCACCCCGCGCCCGGCGCCCACGTCACGCGCTGAGCGAGGCCCTGGCGGAGGCGGCCGACACCCTGGAACGCCTGACGCATCTCATGCAGAACCTGGACCAGCGCTACGAGTCCAGCGAGCACTACAGGAGCATGGGCGAAACCGTGTCCATCCTGACCAGCCGAGAGGAGGTCACGGACACTTTCGACTACCTGCAGGGCACCGTCAGGCATGAGTGGATGCAGCTCATCACTGGACCGTTCCTCCCTCTCGCTGGACCCCTCCCTCCCGAGCAGAGCACCGTCCCCATCGGCGACCTCAACTGCCGGCGGCGAGTGGTCTACGAGAAGGAGGTCATGTCGAGCCCCTCCGTCATGGAGGGCCTGCGCAACACGATGCGGTGGGGAGGGGCACAGATCCGGTTCACTCCTCACCGGCTGCCGACGAAACTGCTCGTCGCGGATGATGTCGCGCTGACGCCGCTGGAGGAGCGGGGCGGCCTGCCCATGATGATGATCAAAGCTCCTCCGCTCGTCGCAGGCCAGATCGCCCGCTTCGAGGAGGAATGGGAGCGGGCGATCCCGTACAACGCCGACATCGTCCGCGCACCTCAGGAGCTGGGCGTGCAGGACCGGCGGATCCTGCAGCAGGTCGTCGCTGGCGAAACCGACAATGCGATCGCCCGCCTGTGTGAGTGCTCCCCGCGGACCGTGGGCCGGTCCATTGCGCGGATGCGCGAGTTGGCAGGTGTCGGCACTCGGGGACAGCTCATTCATTTCGCGACGAAGAACTGGTTATAG
- a CDS encoding excisionase family DNA-binding protein, translating to MTSANTATTPEQVVADLIDTREPTGELMLTVDQVAKVLGVTARTVLYLLQDNRLSYIATGKRSYRIPRVLLTEYLLESFVPRQVAEAEETLAQLQQAIQDSRNELADLAVRIAMAKAELTEADIPTQRRRSTQTVS from the coding sequence ATGACCAGCGCAAACACGGCAACAACGCCGGAGCAGGTCGTCGCGGACCTCATTGACACCCGCGAGCCGACCGGCGAGCTGATGCTCACCGTCGACCAGGTCGCGAAGGTGCTCGGAGTGACCGCCCGCACCGTCCTGTACCTCCTGCAGGACAACCGGCTCAGCTACATCGCCACCGGCAAGCGGAGCTACCGCATCCCACGGGTACTCCTGACCGAGTACCTGCTGGAAAGCTTCGTGCCCCGGCAGGTCGCCGAGGCCGAAGAGACGCTCGCCCAGCTCCAGCAGGCCATACAGGACAGCAGGAACGAACTCGCCGACCTCGCTGTACGCATCGCCATGGCGAAGGCCGAGCTCACCGAAGCCGACATACCCACCCAGCGTCGACGGTCCACCCAAACCGTCTCGTGA
- a CDS encoding YkgJ family cysteine cluster protein produces the protein MSEWTDRQDQLLDELYAKVPSTGCKGLCQEHCTTIAGGRREAQRMAEAGFQLPTSVAALVRKRRTVVATSEPCAALGGDGRCQAYEVRPLICRLWGAVDGLPCEHGCMPEGGRLTDTEAAQMIKRIKNI, from the coding sequence GTGAGCGAGTGGACCGACCGGCAAGACCAGCTCCTCGATGAGCTGTACGCGAAGGTGCCCAGCACGGGCTGCAAGGGCCTGTGTCAGGAGCACTGCACGACGATCGCCGGAGGCCGGCGTGAGGCTCAGCGCATGGCCGAGGCGGGGTTTCAGCTCCCGACGTCGGTCGCTGCTCTGGTCCGGAAGCGACGAACCGTGGTGGCTACGTCTGAGCCGTGTGCGGCTCTCGGTGGCGACGGCCGGTGTCAGGCGTACGAGGTGCGTCCGCTGATCTGCCGTCTGTGGGGCGCGGTCGACGGCCTGCCGTGCGAGCACGGATGTATGCCCGAGGGCGGTCGGTTGACCGACACCGAAGCGGCGCAGATGATCAAGCGCATCAAGAACATCTGA
- a CDS encoding HU family DNA-binding protein, translating into MADTLRKGDIIAHAVSIADIKEEAFKADPKLMDKAYVAFMAAIQDKVAKGNKVRITGFGSWELVHKPARTARNPNTGETVNVAETWKIRFKTSPNFEGLAKEAQQKKAAKP; encoded by the coding sequence ATGGCTGACACCCTCCGCAAGGGCGACATCATCGCCCACGCCGTCTCGATCGCCGACATCAAGGAGGAGGCGTTCAAGGCGGACCCGAAGCTCATGGATAAGGCCTATGTCGCGTTTATGGCTGCCATTCAGGACAAGGTCGCCAAGGGCAACAAGGTGCGGATCACCGGGTTCGGGTCGTGGGAGCTGGTTCACAAGCCCGCCCGCACCGCCCGCAACCCCAACACCGGGGAGACGGTGAACGTCGCCGAGACGTGGAAGATCCGCTTCAAGACCTCCCCGAACTTCGAGGGCCTGGCCAAGGAAGCGCAGCAGAAGAAGGCGGCCAAGCCCTGA
- a CDS encoding recombination directionality factor — protein sequence MGGRIIGMQHRLRTIGRIRLGTYEGRPKASEFFIPTSEFEQPIRGLADVYGGDVEQWKPQGDGGRQWRLMNPDLTSLDAILPPGRDPLDQAYEKWSRGGKQARCNGETVENLNRPCVCKAQWGPRFWENPDLPKDQACKLYTRMNLWLGEVEDIGTWLLETKGANAGAELPGFVDMVAGMFGNKVAVPITIWLVPGTGREKGKVKRYTKVSASIRGMTSGQAAARIMAAAPTLAELGAGDGEDRLAIESAKSDQPDYIAMIGVAQTRDTVIELWRKAKADRDVWTTTGKQIEAAAGARVKELERIAEAWKNVVTAWAGGDMDALHRTFTDFTRGRKIEEATAEELEAFLATIQAPEPPAEQAPTVQAPAGRAAEDVVIPPDDEIEDAEIVDDPEDVPVSEARLTPLNIAIGERGITSHTGRGSTAANKEAKAAWLTEKVGRPITSTRDLTERDADKVMKILQGMPITHPAKQTKAAQQEQQQDPAARRNYMLGLFAQIGITAVEEVLRDISAITGDIVTAAAPPTPEQVQAAIDVLESADGDDGTYDAMVSAIQEARAEN from the coding sequence ATGGGCGGTCGCATCATAGGCATGCAGCACAGGCTCCGCACGATCGGCCGGATCCGCCTCGGCACCTACGAGGGGCGACCGAAGGCGTCGGAGTTCTTCATCCCGACCTCAGAGTTCGAGCAGCCCATCCGAGGGCTGGCCGACGTCTACGGCGGCGACGTCGAGCAGTGGAAGCCGCAGGGCGACGGCGGCAGGCAGTGGCGGCTGATGAACCCCGATCTGACGTCCCTCGACGCGATCCTCCCGCCCGGCCGTGACCCTCTCGACCAGGCGTACGAGAAGTGGTCGCGGGGCGGCAAGCAGGCCCGCTGCAACGGCGAGACCGTGGAGAACCTGAACCGGCCCTGCGTGTGCAAGGCGCAGTGGGGGCCGAGGTTCTGGGAGAACCCCGACCTCCCGAAGGACCAGGCGTGCAAGCTCTACACGCGGATGAACCTGTGGCTGGGCGAGGTCGAGGACATCGGGACGTGGCTGCTGGAGACCAAAGGGGCGAACGCCGGGGCGGAGCTGCCGGGCTTCGTCGACATGGTTGCTGGCATGTTCGGCAACAAGGTGGCGGTCCCGATCACCATCTGGCTTGTTCCCGGCACGGGCCGCGAAAAGGGCAAGGTCAAGCGCTACACCAAGGTCTCGGCGTCGATCCGGGGCATGACCTCCGGGCAGGCGGCGGCGCGCATCATGGCCGCCGCGCCCACCCTCGCGGAGCTGGGCGCCGGGGACGGCGAGGACCGGCTCGCGATCGAGTCGGCCAAGTCCGACCAGCCCGACTACATCGCGATGATCGGTGTCGCGCAGACCCGTGACACGGTGATCGAGCTGTGGCGGAAGGCCAAGGCCGACCGTGACGTGTGGACGACCACCGGCAAGCAGATCGAGGCGGCGGCAGGCGCACGGGTCAAGGAACTCGAACGGATCGCTGAGGCGTGGAAGAACGTCGTCACCGCCTGGGCGGGCGGCGACATGGACGCGCTGCACCGCACGTTCACGGACTTCACACGAGGACGGAAGATCGAGGAGGCCACAGCTGAGGAGCTGGAGGCGTTCCTCGCGACGATCCAGGCCCCCGAGCCGCCCGCGGAGCAGGCTCCGACCGTGCAGGCCCCCGCCGGCCGCGCCGCCGAGGATGTCGTGATCCCTCCGGATGACGAGATCGAGGACGCCGAGATCGTCGACGATCCCGAAGACGTCCCGGTGTCGGAGGCGCGGCTGACCCCGCTCAACATCGCGATCGGCGAGCGCGGCATCACCTCACACACCGGTAGGGGCAGCACTGCCGCGAACAAGGAGGCGAAGGCGGCGTGGCTGACGGAAAAGGTCGGCCGCCCGATCACCTCCACCCGGGACCTGACGGAGCGGGACGCCGACAAGGTGATGAAGATCCTGCAGGGGATGCCGATCACTCACCCGGCCAAGCAGACCAAGGCCGCCCAGCAGGAGCAGCAGCAGGACCCGGCCGCGCGCCGGAACTACATGCTGGGCCTGTTCGCCCAGATCGGCATCACCGCCGTGGAAGAGGTCCTGCGAGACATCAGCGCCATCACCGGTGACATCGTCACCGCGGCCGCCCCGCCGACCCCGGAGCAGGTCCAGGCGGCCATCGACGTCCTGGAGTCCGCTGACGGCGACGACGGCACCTACGACGCGATGGTCTCCGCCATCCAGGAAGCCCGCGCCGAGAACTGA
- a CDS encoding DUF6349 family protein produces the protein MSGEPRGAVAWHTLWQTVRHGEESGLWCIYITHPGNELGGKHPTSTAPEHRPTVLHWWGKSREKATKRGACLGCEWEGQDRRTEKDAVEDAHDHAWPGWRNLPGVLPPSSTALYEKKVYERWLAEVKRAYPIGWLEAGGPIVTIRRDSAFSRHEPGKAPGGGYDLAATYFRAKKIRDNHAQPTLDMEFPS, from the coding sequence ATGAGCGGGGAGCCGCGCGGCGCTGTCGCATGGCACACCCTGTGGCAGACGGTCCGGCATGGCGAGGAGAGCGGGCTGTGGTGCATCTACATCACCCATCCCGGTAACGAGCTCGGCGGGAAGCATCCGACCTCGACCGCGCCTGAGCACCGGCCGACCGTGCTGCATTGGTGGGGCAAAAGCCGGGAGAAGGCGACCAAACGCGGCGCATGCCTGGGCTGCGAGTGGGAGGGCCAGGACCGTCGCACGGAGAAAGACGCGGTCGAGGACGCTCACGACCACGCCTGGCCCGGCTGGCGGAACCTGCCCGGTGTGCTGCCGCCGTCGTCCACCGCCTTGTACGAAAAGAAGGTGTATGAGCGGTGGCTGGCCGAGGTGAAGCGCGCTTACCCGATCGGCTGGCTGGAGGCCGGCGGGCCGATCGTCACTATCCGCCGCGACTCAGCCTTCTCGCGGCACGAGCCGGGCAAGGCCCCCGGCGGCGGCTACGACCTGGCCGCCACCTACTTCCGGGCCAAGAAGATCCGGGACAATCATGCACAACCGACCCTCGATATGGAGTTCCCCTCATGA
- a CDS encoding DUF2786 domain-containing protein: MTDAPAAKLELIRKLLAVAEHPGTPAIEAETYRERAYALMAKFGVERAHLAAAGEITDELASIPLIIDKTHQAERCALLSAIASAKHCRTLLWKLDGKTYVMVSGYQSDLDAVQMLYASLALQMAKEVATVTPAGRKGLATARKSFMAGFASRVGEKLRDAEKAATVETTHVAGRSTDLVLRDRDAAVSDYFDRMTPNAGSVKRQKVGDTSAYFAGREAGDRADLGGSNRNRVGTGQRALNA; this comes from the coding sequence GTGACCGACGCCCCCGCCGCGAAGCTCGAACTCATCCGCAAGCTTCTCGCCGTCGCCGAACACCCCGGCACCCCTGCGATCGAAGCCGAGACCTACCGCGAGCGCGCCTACGCCCTCATGGCCAAGTTCGGAGTCGAACGCGCCCACCTGGCCGCCGCCGGAGAAATCACCGACGAGCTCGCCAGCATCCCCCTCATCATCGACAAGACCCACCAGGCCGAGCGATGCGCCCTCCTCAGCGCCATCGCCAGCGCCAAGCACTGCCGCACCCTGCTGTGGAAGCTCGACGGCAAGACGTACGTGATGGTGTCCGGCTACCAGAGCGACCTCGACGCCGTCCAGATGCTCTACGCCTCCCTGGCGCTGCAGATGGCCAAGGAAGTCGCCACCGTCACCCCCGCCGGGCGCAAGGGCCTCGCCACCGCCCGCAAGAGCTTCATGGCCGGGTTCGCCAGCCGCGTCGGGGAGAAGCTCCGCGACGCTGAGAAGGCCGCCACCGTCGAGACCACGCACGTCGCGGGCCGGTCCACTGACCTGGTCCTGCGTGACCGCGACGCCGCGGTCTCCGACTACTTCGACCGCATGACCCCCAACGCTGGCTCGGTCAAGAGGCAGAAGGTCGGAGACACCAGCGCCTACTTCGCGGGCCGCGAGGCAGGCGACCGCGCCGACCTCGGCGGCAGCAACCGCAATCGCGTCGGCACCGGCCAGCGCGCCCTCAACGCCTAA
- a CDS encoding UvrD-helicase domain-containing protein has protein sequence MAPTPTLEQQSIIDAARDGNTITVQAGAGCGKSSTLVATAKEMPKERILCVVYNASVRRELMEKMPSNVDVHTNHSYARRIVANHWRHHLDRMGGSTVNGVQIPRRQTSKQQANILGLSGSAWINGDVKLSAAQQASLAMASIDAWCKTADLELGPEHIKAPANINDPQDIARLQELILPITEKARADIRSKDGKLIWTHDYYLKIAQIVVARANLTLPYRLIMVDECQDTNGAAESLYLGTQSSTQRIIVGDSAQAINGWNGSIDILNTFPADKVLTLTKSFRFGPAIAEEANKWLQLLDAPIRLQGHPPVGSTIGPVDRPDVVLTRTNAASMAEVFAILKAGGSPALVGGGEEIARMAEAAVLLQAGQLTDHPDLCAFADWADVQEYVDTDSRGNDLRAFVELVDNYDAETVNRAAKQVKNASKARPGDTIISTAHKSKGLEWANVRAGGDFRQPNDNTRTPGRLPVEKDELMLDYVTVTRAMKRLDRGSLAWIDNYV, from the coding sequence GTGGCACCTACCCCCACCCTGGAGCAGCAGTCGATCATCGACGCCGCCCGCGACGGAAACACCATCACTGTCCAGGCTGGGGCAGGCTGCGGAAAGTCCAGCACCCTCGTGGCCACTGCCAAGGAGATGCCGAAAGAGCGCATCCTGTGCGTCGTCTACAACGCCAGCGTCCGCCGCGAGCTGATGGAGAAAATGCCATCGAACGTGGACGTCCACACGAACCACTCCTACGCGCGGCGCATCGTCGCCAACCACTGGCGCCACCACCTCGACCGGATGGGCGGCTCAACCGTCAACGGCGTCCAGATCCCCCGGCGGCAGACCTCCAAGCAGCAGGCCAACATCCTGGGCCTGTCCGGCTCCGCCTGGATCAACGGCGACGTCAAGCTGTCGGCTGCCCAGCAGGCGAGCCTCGCCATGGCCTCCATCGACGCCTGGTGCAAGACGGCGGACCTGGAGTTGGGCCCCGAGCACATCAAGGCCCCGGCGAACATTAACGACCCGCAGGACATCGCCCGCCTGCAGGAGCTCATTCTCCCGATCACCGAGAAGGCCCGCGCCGACATCCGTTCCAAGGACGGCAAGCTGATCTGGACGCACGACTACTACCTGAAGATCGCCCAGATCGTCGTCGCCAGGGCGAACCTGACCCTCCCGTACCGCCTGATCATGGTGGACGAGTGCCAGGACACCAACGGCGCCGCCGAGAGCCTCTACCTGGGCACCCAGTCCTCAACGCAGCGGATCATCGTCGGCGACTCCGCCCAAGCGATCAACGGGTGGAACGGCAGCATCGACATCCTGAACACGTTTCCCGCCGACAAGGTCCTGACCCTGACCAAGTCGTTCAGGTTCGGCCCGGCCATCGCTGAGGAAGCCAACAAGTGGCTGCAGCTCCTCGACGCGCCGATCCGCCTGCAGGGCCACCCCCCGGTCGGCTCCACCATCGGCCCCGTCGACCGCCCCGACGTGGTCCTCACCCGCACCAACGCCGCCTCCATGGCCGAGGTGTTCGCCATCCTCAAGGCCGGCGGCTCCCCCGCTTTGGTCGGCGGCGGGGAAGAGATCGCGCGCATGGCCGAAGCCGCCGTCCTGCTCCAGGCCGGTCAGCTCACCGACCACCCGGACCTGTGCGCCTTCGCTGACTGGGCCGACGTGCAGGAATACGTGGACACCGACTCACGCGGCAACGACCTGCGGGCGTTCGTGGAACTGGTCGACAACTACGACGCCGAAACGGTGAACCGCGCCGCCAAGCAGGTCAAGAACGCCTCCAAGGCCCGACCGGGCGACACGATCATCTCGACCGCCCACAAGTCCAAGGGCCTGGAGTGGGCCAATGTCCGCGCGGGCGGGGACTTCCGCCAGCCCAACGACAACACCAGGACGCCCGGCCGCCTGCCGGTGGAGAAGGACGAGCTGATGCTCGACTACGTCACGGTCACCCGCGCCATGAAGCGACTCGACCGGGGTTCCCTGGCCTGGATCGACAACTACGTGTGA
- a CDS encoding DUF6349 family protein produces the protein MDDDPQTAPTGECRFSVHYRTVVRPEPFEPTVADPDYHLRYWYSCACGDVGPLRSRENDSAEDGCDHAYPGWRDMPVMESRPYEGKPLARWEAAARVAYPPGWFDRGGPVREYRTPGGNRHVPGYAPGGGHCMAVMRMAREKTAPVAKPLQSSLF, from the coding sequence ATGGACGACGACCCGCAGACGGCGCCGACCGGCGAATGCCGGTTCTCCGTTCACTATCGGACGGTTGTCAGGCCCGAGCCGTTCGAGCCGACCGTCGCGGACCCGGACTATCACCTGCGGTACTGGTACTCCTGCGCCTGCGGTGATGTGGGGCCGCTGCGGTCCCGAGAGAACGACTCCGCTGAGGACGGGTGCGACCACGCCTATCCCGGTTGGCGGGACATGCCCGTGATGGAGTCTCGGCCGTACGAGGGCAAGCCGCTCGCGAGGTGGGAGGCAGCCGCCCGCGTCGCGTACCCGCCGGGATGGTTCGACCGGGGGGGTCCGGTGCGGGAGTACCGGACACCTGGCGGTAACCGTCACGTTCCTGGCTACGCGCCCGGCGGCGGGCACTGCATGGCCGTCATGAGGATGGCCCGCGAGAAGACCGCCCCGGTGGCCAAGCCCCTCCAGTCCTCTCTCTTCTAA
- a CDS encoding SPFH domain-containing protein, translated as MNPRKTIPLIALLAFAATACASVNTEPDETAVVYYGAMGSATKFEKCVNPSKRESVSISDNSWTYPAGQRTFDFSGSEGAESKPLEVVSKDNVKMTVPGVVTFALNTDCKTLQQFHDRIGRKFSAFFYGTGLDRSEAGWNQMLSTYLRVPLDRALDAASQEFEWRKLFNDPATKQAWEKRVGELARGYIQETARGQFFCQPSYAGSGDCGDIVLTIQKPEPPEELVKALAAVEAAKAQNLAQQQINTKVDTELESMRKLVDVLGPEAYVQLKAVESGKATVVVGGSNGVNVNAGQK; from the coding sequence ATGAACCCCCGCAAGACCATCCCCCTGATCGCGCTGCTCGCCTTCGCCGCCACGGCGTGCGCCTCCGTCAACACCGAGCCCGATGAGACGGCGGTCGTCTACTACGGCGCGATGGGATCCGCGACCAAGTTCGAGAAGTGCGTCAACCCGTCCAAGAGGGAAAGCGTCAGCATCAGCGACAACTCGTGGACCTACCCGGCAGGGCAGCGCACGTTCGACTTCTCCGGCTCTGAGGGTGCCGAGTCCAAGCCGCTGGAAGTCGTGTCCAAGGACAACGTCAAGATGACCGTTCCCGGCGTGGTGACGTTCGCGCTCAACACCGACTGCAAGACGCTGCAGCAGTTCCACGACCGCATCGGCCGGAAGTTCAGCGCCTTCTTCTACGGCACCGGCCTGGACCGCAGCGAGGCCGGATGGAACCAGATGCTCAGCACCTACCTGCGGGTTCCGCTGGATCGGGCGCTCGACGCCGCTTCCCAGGAGTTCGAGTGGCGCAAGCTGTTCAACGACCCGGCGACGAAGCAGGCGTGGGAGAAGCGCGTCGGGGAGCTGGCGCGGGGCTACATCCAGGAGACCGCGCGCGGTCAGTTCTTCTGCCAGCCCAGCTACGCCGGTTCCGGTGACTGCGGCGACATCGTCCTGACGATCCAGAAGCCCGAGCCGCCGGAGGAGCTGGTGAAGGCGCTCGCGGCGGTCGAGGCCGCGAAGGCGCAAAACCTCGCCCAGCAGCAGATCAACACGAAGGTCGACACCGAGCTGGAGTCCATGAGGAAGCTCGTGGACGTCCTCGGTCCGGAGGCGT
- a CDS encoding 3'-5' exonuclease, producing MTKYVFLDTETTNLDPDLGDLWEIATSVYNTTRPEDGDQESWWQVRADMRYADPNATRIGGYYGRAVVLDKPVGQGVQLACTDSITGRKGDLLGNYSAEQIALELAKQLDGAIIVANNPAFDRRFIEKFLRENGQILTASHRMEDIRVMLTGYVHGRLSLMDGKVDEAFSPETAPYVQDWLAGATKTLAWEIVGVSQDPATRHTALGDARLVRDVFKAITGGIKR from the coding sequence ATGACCAAGTACGTCTTCCTCGACACCGAGACCACCAACCTGGACCCCGACCTGGGCGACCTGTGGGAGATCGCCACAAGCGTCTACAACACCACCCGGCCCGAAGATGGCGACCAGGAGTCGTGGTGGCAGGTCCGGGCGGACATGCGCTACGCCGACCCCAACGCCACCCGGATCGGCGGCTACTACGGACGGGCCGTCGTCCTGGACAAGCCGGTCGGTCAAGGCGTCCAGCTCGCCTGCACCGACTCGATCACCGGGAGGAAGGGCGATCTGCTCGGCAACTACTCCGCCGAGCAGATCGCCCTGGAACTCGCCAAGCAGCTCGACGGCGCAATCATCGTCGCGAACAACCCGGCGTTCGACCGGAGGTTCATCGAGAAGTTCCTGCGGGAGAACGGGCAGATCCTCACCGCATCGCACCGGATGGAGGACATCCGGGTCATGCTCACCGGCTACGTCCACGGCCGCCTTTCCCTGATGGACGGCAAGGTTGACGAAGCGTTCAGCCCTGAGACCGCCCCGTACGTGCAGGACTGGCTTGCCGGTGCCACGAAGACGCTGGCATGGGAGATCGTCGGCGTCAGCCAGGATCCGGCGACCAGGCACACCGCGCTCGGTGACGCCCGCCTCGTGCGGGACGTCTTCAAGGCCATCACCGGAGGTATCAAGCGATGA
- a CDS encoding DUF6283 family protein, whose protein sequence is MSTDEMPHRTFPCGPCPWQVTAEPGKFPAERYEELRATCRPNAAGIPPLPGTPMFGCHVGDPKTGEDLACAGWLAVEGFEHLGVRLALSDGRIPASALQPGGNWPELYPSYEAMAAANGVATREDVP, encoded by the coding sequence GTGAGCACCGACGAAATGCCGCACCGGACGTTCCCCTGCGGGCCGTGCCCGTGGCAGGTGACGGCCGAGCCAGGGAAGTTCCCCGCCGAGAGATACGAGGAGCTGCGCGCCACGTGCCGGCCGAACGCGGCCGGTATCCCGCCGCTGCCCGGCACCCCGATGTTCGGGTGCCATGTCGGTGACCCGAAGACGGGAGAGGACCTGGCGTGCGCCGGGTGGCTCGCCGTCGAAGGGTTCGAGCACCTGGGCGTGCGGCTCGCCCTGTCCGATGGTCGTATCCCGGCGTCCGCGCTGCAGCCGGGCGGCAACTGGCCGGAGCTGTACCCGTCGTACGAGGCGATGGCTGCGGCAAACGGGGTCGCGACCAGGGAGGACGTACCGTAG
- a CDS encoding DUF3560 domain-containing protein: MITIKHNHEDGTLVYGTVKGDGVYDIIRKWENGGFKFFPSLRMIGLRNSRDRIADRWAINAAAKALREAEFEVTVEIDDEHRDRAQVLEDKADRLDDRRDALESRAERHAGKAAAAHERANQIGERFAGGQPILVGHHSERGARRDQARMHQAMRTSIAEDKEAQSAAGRANAVGNQMRRSATPAVTARRIKTAESELRKIQKSLDGYKRRHLDHKGKPYYTEIHEPAKGDYREMQLSRKAQLENQLEYDRAQLAAAVEAGTFVEWSKHNVHVGDLVTYWMRDRRRRVVKVNTVTVSVESGYSWPDKVKFTDILAVECPHSEDGPAVTATNRPAKKAPAEPKFEVPTIDVEKLKAAAQTLSNMTVGADREAFVSPPAVVEQMMELADIQRSMTVLEPSAGTGNIAAAVVDAGAIVDCVEIDNGFMEVLASRVPGASLLYRHDFLETDTAQLGTYDRVVMNPPFSEGRDIAHVTHALQFVKPGGRLVAVMGAGVSFHKVKVAVEFRQLVEDRGGEIIPLPEDAFKTSGTTVRTVIVVIPC; the protein is encoded by the coding sequence TTGATCACGATCAAGCACAACCACGAGGACGGCACCCTCGTGTACGGCACCGTCAAGGGCGACGGTGTGTACGACATCATCCGCAAGTGGGAGAACGGCGGCTTCAAGTTCTTCCCGTCCCTCCGGATGATCGGCCTGCGGAACTCCCGTGACCGGATCGCTGACCGGTGGGCCATCAACGCCGCGGCGAAGGCCCTCCGCGAGGCCGAGTTCGAGGTCACGGTCGAGATCGACGACGAGCACCGCGACCGCGCCCAGGTCCTGGAGGACAAGGCCGACCGGCTCGACGACCGACGCGACGCGCTCGAATCGAGGGCCGAGCGGCACGCCGGCAAGGCCGCGGCCGCGCACGAGCGAGCGAACCAGATCGGCGAGCGGTTCGCTGGTGGTCAACCCATCCTGGTCGGCCACCACTCCGAGCGGGGCGCGCGGCGCGACCAGGCGCGCATGCACCAGGCGATGCGGACCAGCATCGCCGAAGACAAAGAGGCACAGAGCGCTGCCGGGCGCGCCAACGCGGTCGGCAACCAGATGCGTCGCTCCGCGACTCCGGCCGTGACCGCGCGCCGCATCAAGACGGCCGAGTCTGAGCTGCGCAAGATCCAGAAGTCGCTGGACGGCTACAAGCGCAGGCACCTCGACCACAAGGGCAAGCCGTACTACACCGAGATCCACGAGCCCGCCAAGGGCGACTACCGGGAGATGCAGCTCTCCCGCAAAGCCCAGCTAGAGAACCAGCTCGAATACGACCGGGCGCAGCTCGCCGCCGCAGTCGAGGCAGGCACGTTCGTCGAGTGGAGCAAGCACAACGTCCACGTCGGCGACCTCGTCACCTACTGGATGCGGGACCGGCGCCGCCGCGTCGTGAAGGTCAACACGGTGACCGTGAGCGTGGAGTCCGGCTACTCCTGGCCCGACAAGGTCAAGTTCACCGACATCCTCGCTGTCGAGTGCCCGCACAGCGAAGACGGCCCGGCCGTCACCGCGACGAACCGGCCCGCGAAGAAGGCGCCGGCCGAGCCGAAATTCGAGGTGCCAACGATCGACGTCGAGAAGCTGAAGGCCGCTGCGCAGACCCTCAGCAACATGACGGTAGGCGCTGACCGGGAGGCGTTCGTGTCCCCGCCCGCCGTGGTGGAACAGATGATGGAGCTCGCCGACATCCAGCGCAGCATGACCGTCCTCGAACCCTCGGCTGGCACCGGCAACATCGCCGCGGCCGTCGTCGACGCGGGCGCGATCGTGGATTGCGTCGAGATCGACAACGGCTTTATGGAAGTCCTGGCGTCTCGTGTCCCTGGCGCGAGCCTGCTGTACCGCCATGACTTCTTGGAGACGGACACGGCGCAGCTCGGCACCTATGACCGGGTGGTGATGAACCCGCCGTTCTCCGAGGGCAGAGACATCGCGCACGTCACCCACGCCCTGCAGTTCGTGAAGCCGGGCGGCCGGCTCGTCGCCGTCATGGGCGCGGGCGTGTCCTTCCACAAGGTGAAGGTCGCCGTTGAGTTCCGGCAGCTCGTTGAGGACCGAGGAGGCGAGATCATCCCGCTTCCGGAAGATGCTTTCAAGACGTCCGGGACGACCGTCCGGACAGTCATCGTCGTCATCCCCTGCTGA